From Streptomyces sp. NBC_00775, one genomic window encodes:
- a CDS encoding NAD(P)-binding domain-containing protein, giving the protein MAVSLNSVPTTGQLPVVVIGAGPIGLAAAAHLVERGLEPLVLETGPVAGSAVREWSHVRLFSTWGEVVDPAAEKLLAPTGWVRPDASVYPTGGDWAERYLQPLADALGGKVRYGATVTGVARAGRDRIVDSGRAEQPFTVHVQWADGREERITSRAVIDASGTWSTPSPVGANGLPALGEKTAAGRIAYRVPDLNDPSVRARYAGRRTAVVGSGASAFTALAYLADLAKEEGNGTHAVWILRRGIGANTYGGGEADQLPARGALGLRAKAAVEAGHASAVTGFRTQAVDRDGDQLVLVAEDGRRLDPVDEVVVLTGFRPDLSFLSEIRLGLDERLQAPTALAPLIDPNVHSCGTVYPHGVNELSHPEQGVYLAGMKSYGRAPTFLAMTGYEQVRSIAAALAGDQEAAERVELTLPETGVCGGAGLFDEPENAGQSDGGCCAAPATLQIGISAPATTSGGC; this is encoded by the coding sequence GTGGCTGTCTCTCTCAACAGCGTGCCCACCACCGGCCAACTGCCCGTCGTGGTCATCGGAGCCGGCCCCATCGGTCTGGCCGCCGCCGCCCACCTCGTCGAGCGCGGCCTGGAACCCCTGGTCCTGGAAACCGGCCCGGTCGCGGGAAGCGCCGTGCGCGAGTGGTCGCACGTGCGGCTGTTCTCGACCTGGGGCGAGGTCGTCGACCCCGCCGCCGAGAAGCTCCTCGCCCCGACGGGCTGGGTCCGCCCCGACGCCTCGGTCTACCCGACCGGCGGCGACTGGGCCGAGCGCTACCTCCAGCCGCTCGCCGACGCCCTCGGGGGCAAGGTCCGTTACGGCGCCACGGTGACCGGCGTCGCCCGCGCCGGCCGCGACCGCATCGTCGACTCGGGCCGCGCCGAGCAGCCCTTCACGGTGCACGTCCAGTGGGCCGACGGCCGCGAGGAACGGATCACCTCCCGCGCGGTCATCGACGCTTCCGGCACCTGGTCCACCCCCAGCCCCGTCGGGGCGAACGGCCTGCCCGCCCTCGGCGAGAAGACGGCGGCCGGCCGCATCGCCTACCGTGTCCCGGATCTCAACGACCCGTCCGTACGCGCCCGTTACGCGGGCAGGCGGACCGCCGTCGTCGGCTCCGGAGCCTCCGCCTTCACCGCTCTCGCGTACCTCGCCGACCTGGCGAAGGAGGAGGGGAACGGGACGCACGCGGTGTGGATCCTGCGCCGGGGCATCGGCGCGAACACCTACGGCGGCGGCGAAGCCGACCAGCTCCCGGCCCGCGGCGCCCTGGGCCTGCGCGCCAAGGCCGCCGTCGAGGCCGGCCACGCGAGCGCGGTCACGGGATTCCGTACACAGGCTGTGGACCGAGACGGTGACCAGCTCGTCCTCGTGGCGGAGGACGGCCGGCGCCTCGACCCGGTCGACGAGGTCGTCGTCCTGACCGGCTTCCGCCCGGACCTCTCCTTCCTCTCCGAGATCCGCCTCGGTCTCGACGAGCGCCTCCAGGCCCCGACCGCGCTCGCCCCGCTGATCGACCCGAACGTGCACTCCTGCGGCACGGTCTATCCGCACGGCGTGAACGAGCTCTCCCACCCGGAACAGGGCGTGTACCTGGCCGGTATGAAGTCCTACGGCCGCGCGCCCACGTTCCTCGCCATGACCGGCTACGAGCAGGTCCGCTCCATCGCCGCCGCGCTCGCGGGCGACCAGGAGGCAGCCGAGCGCGTCGAACTCACCCTCCCCGAGACCGGGGTCTGCGGCGGCGCGGGCCTGTTCGACGAGCCGGAGAACGCCGGACAGTCCGACGGCGGCTGCTGCGCCGCCCCGGCCACCCTTCAGATCGGCATCAGCGCCCCGGCCACCACGTCCGGCGGCTGCTGA
- a CDS encoding TetR/AcrR family transcriptional regulator codes for MTSGSVATVSTKARILEVAAALVAESPNGDVSTRAVCEAAGVGAPALYRHFGDKEGLLSAVVDSGWEKYLATKRDRAPGTDPVQDLREGWDTHTEFALQNPNLYRLMNSPAMRTPPAAALESHQILTYDLQRAAEQGKLRLAPELAAQIIMSANVGVALMLVSRPATFTDRTVSRRVRDAVHAAVFTPDVTGSGPDLATADGDEVEVPATAARLGAMIRTSPSPAFTPAETGLLTEWLDRLSNTSRD; via the coding sequence ATGACCTCGGGTAGCGTCGCTACCGTGAGTACGAAAGCGCGCATTCTCGAAGTGGCGGCCGCCCTGGTCGCGGAATCCCCGAACGGGGATGTCTCGACCCGGGCGGTGTGCGAGGCCGCCGGGGTCGGCGCCCCGGCGCTCTACCGCCACTTCGGGGACAAGGAGGGCCTGCTGTCGGCGGTCGTCGACAGTGGCTGGGAGAAGTACCTGGCGACCAAGCGCGACCGCGCCCCCGGCACGGACCCGGTCCAGGACCTGCGCGAGGGCTGGGACACCCACACCGAGTTCGCCCTCCAGAACCCGAACCTCTACCGCCTCATGAACTCCCCGGCCATGCGCACCCCGCCCGCCGCGGCCCTGGAATCCCACCAGATCCTCACGTACGACCTCCAACGGGCCGCCGAACAGGGCAAGTTGCGCCTCGCCCCCGAACTCGCCGCCCAGATCATCATGTCCGCCAACGTCGGCGTCGCGCTGATGCTGGTCTCCCGTCCGGCGACGTTCACCGACAGGACGGTGTCGCGGCGCGTACGGGACGCGGTGCACGCGGCGGTCTTCACACCGGACGTGACCGGCTCCGGCCCCGACCTCGCGACGGCCGACGGTGACGAGGTGGAGGTCCCGGCCACGGCGGCCCGTCTGGGCGCGATGATCCGTACGTCCCCGAGCCCGGCCTTCACGCCCGCCGAAACGGGCCTGCTGACCGAGTGGCTGGACCGGCTCTCCAACACGTCACGGGACTGA
- a CDS encoding ArsI/CadI family heavy metal resistance metalloenzyme encodes MSSRVQLALRVPDLAASIAFYTKLFGTEPAKLRDGYANFAIAEPPLKLVLIEGAAGEATRMDHLGVEVESTEAVHAATTRLGEAGLATAEENDTTCCYALQDKVWVHGPGQEPWEVYVVKADAGALAKQQGSTCCTGSADAGLDAKEPSAAGGCC; translated from the coding sequence ATGTCGTCCCGTGTACAGCTCGCCCTCCGCGTCCCCGACCTCGCCGCGTCCATCGCCTTCTACACCAAGCTCTTCGGTACCGAGCCCGCCAAACTCCGAGACGGCTACGCGAACTTCGCCATCGCCGAGCCCCCGCTCAAGCTCGTCCTGATCGAAGGCGCCGCAGGCGAGGCAACGCGCATGGACCACCTCGGCGTCGAGGTCGAGAGCACCGAGGCCGTCCACGCCGCCACCACCCGCCTGGGAGAGGCGGGCCTGGCCACGGCCGAGGAGAACGACACCACCTGTTGCTACGCCCTCCAGGACAAGGTCTGGGTCCACGGCCCCGGCCAGGAGCCCTGGGAGGTGTACGTCGTCAAGGCGGACGCCGGCGCCCTGGCCAAACAGCAGGGCAGCACCTGCTGCACCGGCTCAGCCGACGCCGGCCTCGACGCGAAGGAACCGTCCGCCGCGGGCGGCTGCTGCTGA
- a CDS encoding CehA/McbA family metallohydrolase encodes MCEDDHGNVTGNVEGNLIARRALFVTGAAAALTLGSVTFASGAEADDAADGDQETRTVRGTLPIGSPDFVYLPVEVPHGVREIKVAYTYEKPSVPAGTAGNALDIGIFDERGTEAGGRGFRGWSGGARTEFFLRGDDATPGYIPGPVRPGTWHIALGPYTVAPQGLPYEITITLTYGEQGATPKPVYPPSRAKGRGRDWYRGDCHLHSWYSDGRRTPAEIAALARAAGLDFINTSEHNTHASHPHWADQAGDDLLIMLGEEVTTRNGHVVALGTDPGTFVDWRYRARDNRFGKYARQIRRAGGLVVPAHPHATCVGCGWKFGFGEADAVEVWNGPYTPDDEVTLADWDNMLVASARTGSRDWIPAMGNSDAHRDPDPVGTPQTVVLADDLTREAIQDGIRAGRSYVAESKLISLTFTASGAKGEHAGIGERLAVDADTPVTIRLEVSGAPRCTVRFVTDQGVLFTSAPLPVSGGGTAEWRTTAAYAAYVRAELRHEVAAGPLPGALAAFTNPIFLGT; translated from the coding sequence ATGTGCGAGGACGACCACGGAAACGTCACGGGAAACGTCGAGGGAAACCTCATAGCCAGACGCGCGCTGTTCGTGACGGGCGCGGCCGCCGCGCTTACGTTGGGAAGCGTGACCTTCGCGAGCGGTGCCGAGGCCGACGACGCGGCCGACGGCGACCAGGAGACCCGGACGGTGCGCGGCACCCTGCCCATCGGTTCGCCGGACTTCGTGTACCTCCCGGTCGAAGTCCCGCACGGCGTACGGGAGATCAAGGTCGCGTACACCTACGAGAAGCCGTCCGTCCCGGCCGGCACCGCGGGCAACGCCCTCGACATCGGCATCTTCGACGAGCGCGGCACGGAGGCGGGCGGCCGGGGCTTCCGCGGCTGGTCGGGCGGGGCGCGCACGGAGTTCTTCCTCCGCGGCGACGACGCGACGCCCGGCTATATCCCCGGTCCGGTCCGCCCCGGCACCTGGCACATCGCGCTCGGCCCGTACACGGTGGCGCCGCAGGGACTGCCGTACGAGATCACGATCACCCTCACGTACGGGGAGCAGGGCGCGACCCCGAAGCCGGTGTACCCGCCGTCGCGCGCGAAGGGCCGCGGCCGCGACTGGTACCGCGGCGACTGCCATCTGCACTCCTGGTACTCGGACGGCCGCCGCACCCCGGCGGAGATCGCGGCGCTGGCGCGTGCCGCGGGCCTGGACTTCATCAACACGTCCGAGCACAACACCCACGCCTCGCACCCCCATTGGGCGGACCAGGCGGGCGACGATCTCCTGATCATGCTCGGTGAGGAGGTCACGACCCGCAACGGCCATGTGGTCGCGCTGGGAACCGACCCCGGCACCTTCGTCGACTGGCGCTACCGGGCCCGCGACAACCGTTTCGGCAAGTACGCGCGCCAGATCCGCCGCGCCGGAGGTCTCGTCGTCCCCGCCCATCCGCACGCCACCTGCGTCGGCTGCGGCTGGAAGTTCGGCTTCGGGGAGGCGGACGCCGTCGAGGTGTGGAACGGCCCGTACACCCCCGACGACGAGGTCACCCTCGCCGACTGGGACAACATGCTGGTCGCCTCCGCCCGCACCGGCTCACGGGACTGGATCCCCGCGATGGGCAACAGCGACGCCCATCGCGACCCCGACCCCGTCGGCACCCCCCAGACGGTCGTCCTCGCCGACGACCTGACCCGCGAGGCCATCCAGGACGGCATCCGCGCGGGCCGCTCGTACGTGGCCGAGTCGAAGCTGATCTCCCTGACCTTCACGGCGTCCGGCGCCAAGGGGGAGCACGCGGGCATCGGGGAGCGGTTGGCGGTCGACGCGGACACCCCGGTCACGATCCGCCTGGAGGTCAGTGGCGCACCCCGCTGCACGGTGCGCTTCGTCACCGATCAGGGGGTGCTGTTCACGAGCGCGCCGCTGCCGGTGTCCGGGGGCGGCACGGCCGAGTGGCGTACGACGGCTGCGTACGCGGCGTACGTACGGGCCGAGTTGCGGCACGAGGTGGCGGCCGGTCCCCTGCCTGGGGCGCTGGCGGCGTTCACGAACCCGATCTTCCTGGGGACGTGA
- a CDS encoding LysR family transcriptional regulator → MDLQQMRYVVAVAETRNFTRAAERCSVVQSSLSHRIASLERELGVKLFARSSRRVELTSAGAAFLVGARECLAAADRAVADAAAATGVVRGRLAVGVIVTTAAVDVPELLQRYRARHPDVRVALRSGRSDELAAAIRNGDLDIAFLGLPEGEPPSGVETVVLDHDEHVLVVPAGHRLAGASRVALHDIAGETFVDFVAGTPARAQSDQAFAAAGLVRDVAYEAGVVELITRLIARGLGVALLPSAFIRPLAADDPALALVPVADGPHRIEYLAWSRFNPSPATRAMLDVLGVGRPSTT, encoded by the coding sequence GTGGATCTCCAGCAGATGCGATACGTCGTGGCCGTCGCCGAAACCCGCAACTTCACGCGCGCGGCGGAGCGCTGTTCCGTGGTGCAGTCGTCCCTCAGCCACCGCATCGCGAGCCTGGAACGGGAGCTCGGGGTCAAGCTGTTCGCCCGGTCCAGCCGCCGCGTCGAGCTGACCAGCGCGGGAGCGGCGTTTCTCGTCGGCGCCCGCGAGTGCCTGGCCGCCGCCGACCGTGCCGTGGCCGATGCCGCCGCCGCGACCGGCGTGGTGCGTGGCCGGCTCGCGGTCGGCGTGATCGTGACCACGGCCGCCGTCGACGTACCCGAGCTGCTGCAGCGGTACCGCGCCCGGCACCCGGACGTCCGCGTCGCCCTCCGTTCCGGACGCAGCGACGAACTGGCGGCGGCGATCCGGAACGGCGATCTGGACATCGCGTTCCTCGGCCTGCCGGAGGGCGAACCGCCGTCCGGTGTGGAGACCGTTGTTCTCGATCACGACGAGCACGTACTGGTGGTGCCGGCCGGGCACCGGCTCGCGGGTGCTTCCCGGGTCGCGCTGCACGATATCGCCGGGGAGACGTTCGTGGACTTCGTGGCCGGGACGCCCGCCCGGGCTCAGTCCGACCAGGCGTTCGCCGCCGCGGGACTGGTCCGCGACGTCGCGTACGAGGCCGGCGTCGTCGAGCTGATCACCCGGCTGATCGCGCGCGGGCTCGGCGTCGCGCTGCTGCCGTCGGCGTTCATCCGGCCACTGGCCGCCGACGACCCCGCACTGGCGCTGGTCCCGGTGGCCGACGGACCGCACCGCATCGAGTACCTGGCGTGGAGCCGGTTCAACCCGAGCCCGGCCACCCGGGCGATGCTCGACGTCCTCGGGGTCGGACGGCCATCGACAACGTAG
- a CDS encoding NAD(P)-dependent oxidoreductase, whose protein sequence is MKSGMTIAVVGATGMVGSRVITEARARGHQVLALSRKPASEDPNVTPIAVDANDSYAVREALAGSGSNGASNGASHRAADAVVLSVRTLPVDQEFLVGATRTVLDAAAQLGIRVLVVGGAGALRSPDDPDLLVADNPAYVPAEWKTVAAAGIAQLRACQAHAGADWVYLSPPALLEPGDRTGRYRRGTDTLLAGADGQSWISAEDLAVAVVDELDAPGPERLITVAHRDEHPSA, encoded by the coding sequence ATGAAGTCAGGTATGACGATCGCCGTGGTCGGCGCCACCGGGATGGTCGGCAGCCGGGTGATCACCGAGGCCCGTGCACGCGGACACCAGGTGCTCGCCCTGTCCCGGAAGCCTGCGAGTGAGGACCCGAACGTGACACCGATCGCGGTCGATGCGAACGACTCGTACGCCGTCCGCGAGGCGCTTGCGGGCTCCGGCTCGAACGGCGCGTCGAACGGTGCCTCCCACCGCGCCGCGGACGCCGTCGTGCTGAGCGTGCGGACCCTTCCGGTCGACCAGGAGTTCCTGGTCGGCGCTACCCGTACGGTGCTTGACGCCGCCGCACAGCTCGGGATCCGCGTCCTCGTGGTCGGCGGCGCCGGCGCCTTGCGCAGCCCCGACGACCCTGATCTGCTGGTCGCCGACAACCCCGCGTACGTGCCCGCCGAGTGGAAGACGGTCGCCGCTGCCGGGATAGCTCAGCTGCGGGCCTGCCAGGCCCACGCCGGTGCCGACTGGGTCTACCTGAGCCCGCCGGCCCTGCTCGAACCCGGTGACCGAACCGGCCGCTATCGGCGCGGCACCGACACCTTGCTCGCCGGCGCCGACGGGCAGTCATGGATCAGCGCCGAGGACCTGGCCGTCGCCGTGGTCGACGAACTCGACGCTCCTGGCCCCGAACGCCTCATCACGGTCGCCCACCGCGACGAACACCCGTCGGCGTGA
- a CDS encoding cupin domain-containing protein: MTDHQARTPVRALLRGPQDGELIDVAGVAHFFRLTGEHTGGHFAFEEFSLAPGTIGARPHVHDGHDEYFYVLEGELTLHTGDGEVTAGPGHLLAATRGTPHGFRNAGPVPARALCLYTPAGYENYFREVHAAVSAGAEATDELLAEFRSRHRTRSHQVPSDSP, translated from the coding sequence ATGACCGATCACCAGGCCCGAACTCCCGTCCGTGCGCTGCTACGTGGTCCCCAGGACGGTGAACTCATAGACGTCGCCGGTGTCGCGCACTTTTTCCGGCTCACCGGCGAGCACACGGGCGGGCACTTCGCCTTCGAGGAGTTCAGCCTCGCCCCGGGCACCATCGGTGCCAGACCACACGTGCACGACGGACACGACGAGTACTTCTACGTTCTTGAGGGCGAGTTGACGCTCCACACAGGAGACGGCGAGGTGACGGCCGGGCCCGGACATCTGCTCGCTGCCACCCGCGGCACCCCGCACGGCTTCCGCAATGCGGGCCCGGTCCCCGCCCGCGCCCTGTGCCTCTACACCCCCGCCGGCTACGAGAACTACTTCCGCGAGGTCCACGCCGCCGTGAGCGCCGGGGCCGAGGCGACCGACGAGCTGCTGGCCGAATTCCGCAGCCGTCACCGGACCAGGTCCCATCAGGTTCCCTCCGACAGCCCCTGA
- a CDS encoding SDR family NAD(P)-dependent oxidoreductase, translating to MPVTGKTIVITGAGSGFGALAARALARAGHTVYAAMRDTAGRNAGRVAEAEAYAAEHQVDLRTVELDVLSQESADAAVATILAEAGRLDVVVHNAGHMVTGPTEAFTPEELAAVYDTNVLGTQRVNRAALPHLRAQRHGLVLWVGSTSSRGGTPPYLAPYFAAKAAMDALAVSYAAELARFDIETTIVVPGAFTSGTNHFATGGHPSEQTVIPAYEERYAGLMDQVAERLAALAPADADVSLVADAIVEVVDTPHGERPFRVHVDPANDGSEEVSRVADRIRAEFLTRIGLDDLLAPHETAV from the coding sequence ATGCCTGTCACGGGCAAGACGATCGTCATCACCGGCGCCGGTTCGGGTTTCGGCGCCCTGGCCGCCCGCGCACTCGCCCGCGCCGGGCACACGGTCTACGCCGCGATGCGCGACACCGCCGGTCGCAACGCGGGCCGGGTCGCCGAGGCCGAGGCGTACGCCGCCGAGCACCAGGTGGATCTGCGTACGGTCGAGCTGGACGTCCTCTCCCAGGAGTCGGCCGACGCCGCCGTCGCCACGATCCTCGCGGAGGCGGGCCGCCTGGACGTCGTCGTCCACAACGCGGGCCACATGGTGACCGGCCCGACCGAGGCCTTCACGCCCGAGGAGCTGGCCGCGGTGTACGACACGAACGTGCTCGGCACCCAGCGAGTCAACCGGGCCGCGCTGCCGCACCTGCGCGCCCAGCGGCACGGCCTCGTCCTGTGGGTCGGCTCCACGTCCAGCAGGGGCGGCACCCCGCCCTACCTGGCGCCGTACTTCGCCGCCAAGGCCGCGATGGACGCGCTCGCCGTGTCGTACGCCGCCGAGCTGGCCCGCTTCGACATCGAGACGACCATCGTGGTGCCGGGCGCCTTCACCTCCGGTACGAATCACTTCGCCACGGGCGGCCACCCCTCCGAGCAGACGGTGATTCCGGCGTACGAGGAGCGCTACGCGGGCCTGATGGACCAGGTCGCCGAGCGCCTGGCCGCCCTCGCGCCGGCCGACGCGGACGTGTCGCTCGTCGCCGACGCGATCGTCGAGGTCGTCGACACCCCGCACGGTGAGCGGCCGTTCCGGGTCCATGTCGACCCCGCGAACGACGGCTCGGAGGAGGTCAGCCGCGTAGCGGACCGCATCCGTGCCGAGTTCCTCACGCGCATCGGCCTCGACGACCTCCTCGCCCCGCACGAGACGGCCGTATGA
- a CDS encoding EamA family transporter produces the protein MHSSTERSPDRPRTSSMTASMTSSTQRAATVALTALAPASWGTTYVVTTELLPPGHPLFAGLMRALPAGLLALALTRVLPRGDWWWKAAVLGVLNIGGMPLLFLAAERLPGGVAATLGAAQPLLVAGLAVAVLHDRPTAWRLTWGVIGVIGVGLVVLGPGARLDAVGVLAGLGHTATMAGGVVLTKRWGRPAGVGPLTLAGWQLTVGGLLLLPLTLAIEGVPQRIDAGAVGGYLWLGSMGGLIAYTLWFRGIGKLPVGASAPLVLLSPLVATVIGLALGESLSLPQTLGFVLALAALLAAQLNPPNRRIR, from the coding sequence ATGCATTCCTCGACCGAGCGATCACCGGACCGGCCACGGACCTCGTCCATGACCGCGTCCATGACCTCGTCCACACAGCGGGCGGCGACCGTCGCGCTGACCGCACTCGCTCCCGCGTCCTGGGGCACCACGTACGTCGTCACCACGGAACTGCTGCCGCCCGGGCATCCACTGTTCGCCGGGCTGATGCGCGCCCTGCCCGCCGGGCTGCTCGCGCTGGCGCTCACCCGGGTGCTCCCGCGCGGGGACTGGTGGTGGAAGGCCGCCGTCCTCGGCGTGCTCAACATCGGCGGGATGCCCCTGTTGTTCCTGGCGGCCGAGCGACTCCCCGGCGGTGTCGCCGCCACCCTCGGCGCCGCCCAGCCCCTGCTGGTCGCGGGCCTGGCCGTCGCGGTGCTCCACGACCGGCCGACGGCCTGGCGACTGACCTGGGGCGTGATCGGTGTGATCGGCGTCGGACTCGTCGTGCTCGGTCCGGGGGCCCGGCTGGACGCCGTCGGAGTACTCGCCGGCCTCGGCCATACGGCCACCATGGCCGGCGGGGTGGTCCTCACCAAGCGCTGGGGCCGTCCGGCGGGGGTCGGTCCACTGACCCTGGCCGGCTGGCAACTGACGGTCGGCGGGCTGCTGTTGCTGCCGCTCACCCTCGCGATCGAGGGGGTGCCGCAGCGGATCGACGCCGGAGCGGTCGGCGGCTACCTGTGGCTCGGCAGCATGGGCGGGCTGATCGCGTACACGCTGTGGTTCCGCGGGATCGGAAAGCTGCCGGTGGGTGCGTCCGCACCGCTGGTGCTGCTGTCCCCGCTGGTCGCGACCGTCATCGGCCTCGCGCTGGGCGAGTCGCTGAGCCTGCCGCAGACCCTTGGTTTCGTCCTCGCCCTGGCCGCCTTGCTCGCCGCCCAGCTCAACCCCCCGAACAGGAGAATTCGATGA
- a CDS encoding SDR family oxidoreductase: MSEQTGIPTSTSTSTSTPTVSTVSNASPRVAIVTGGSRGIGRETAERLAAEGYAVVVNYAGNEAEADKAVAAITETGGQAIAFRADVADETEVAALYDAAEATYGGVDVVVHAAGVMTLAPLVDLDLDALDRMHRTNIRGTFVVDQQAARRLRAGGAIINFSSSVLALAIPGYSAYAATKGAVEAMTLILAREMRGRDITVNAVAPGPTATALFLDGKDEETIARMAAQPPLERLGTPEDIAGVVAFLAGPAGRWVNGQVVRANGGIA, from the coding sequence ATGAGCGAGCAGACCGGCATCCCCACCTCCACCTCCACCTCCACCTCCACCCCCACCGTCTCCACTGTTAGCAACGCTTCCCCCCGCGTCGCGATCGTCACCGGAGGTTCCCGTGGCATCGGCCGCGAGACCGCCGAGCGCCTGGCCGCCGAGGGGTACGCCGTCGTCGTGAACTACGCGGGCAACGAGGCCGAGGCCGACAAGGCCGTCGCCGCGATCACCGAGACCGGCGGACAGGCCATCGCCTTCCGTGCCGACGTGGCCGACGAGACCGAGGTGGCGGCCCTCTACGACGCCGCCGAGGCCACGTACGGCGGAGTCGACGTCGTCGTGCACGCGGCGGGCGTCATGACCCTGGCCCCGCTCGTCGACCTCGACCTCGACGCCCTCGACCGGATGCACCGCACCAACATCCGCGGCACGTTCGTCGTCGACCAGCAGGCCGCGCGCCGGCTGCGCGCGGGCGGCGCGATCATCAACTTCTCCAGCTCCGTGCTGGCCCTCGCGATCCCCGGCTACAGCGCGTACGCCGCCACCAAGGGCGCCGTCGAGGCCATGACCCTGATCCTGGCCCGCGAGATGCGCGGCCGGGACATCACCGTCAACGCGGTGGCCCCCGGGCCGACCGCCACCGCCCTGTTCCTGGACGGCAAGGACGAGGAGACCATCGCGCGGATGGCCGCCCAGCCGCCGCTGGAGCGCCTTGGCACCCCTGAGGACATCGCCGGGGTCGTCGCCTTCCTCGCGGGACCGGCCGGCCGCTGGGTCAACGGCCAGGTGGTCCGGGCCAACGGCGGGATCGCGTAA